One segment of Variovorax paradoxus DNA contains the following:
- a CDS encoding ExeM/NucH family extracellular endonuclease, with translation MTHRGRGSRPAWPFKTLALTLAIVLTACGGGGGGASFPLIPPSSGGTPPGSQPPAAQPENPAPVTPPPTCAAAVPAGAPLAAISSVQGTGDISPMASQAVTVRGVVVGDFQSTGPTSVKLNGFFVQQLVPDADPMTSEGVFVHAPNNAARVAVGDYVQVTGVVAEFGQTAGVGAKPDSITQIAGTTPTPLAISVCGSGVVVEPTQITLPVADESALERYEGMLVEIAQPLAVTELFELGRYGQMVLSLNGRQFNPTNGNATATHAQNLLARIVLDDGASVSNPNPIPYLSAAGTDGTRRMGDTTQKVTGILSHNFGAYRIQPTVAPVFAQANPRQPTAPVVGGSLKVASLNVLNYFTTFVDGTNAAGQTGQVCLLGTGVATDCRGANNLNEFKRQQAKIVAAIAGLDADVIGLMEIQNTDVATNDLLAALNAKLGANTYAAVNSGVFGTDAIKVDILYKPAKVQRVGNVVLPTGTDLADYTAASGRPPLAQRFSAVGNNGGFWFVVNHLKSKGSCPATGDTDQGQGCWNLARTQQATALNSFVSKLKARGTTGENDVLMMGDFNSYLLEDPTKVLEGAANESLLKRMPASDRYTYVFGGETGALDHAYASASLASQVSGVNVWHINSDEPTALDYNTDFTTDDRYAPTPFRASDHDPVLVGLNLAADTAVVEPIVSATIAASAKTGDTYSVDITEATPGGATTMTSLTVDWGDGTTATTAAGTGPVTHTYAAAGTFTVVVTLTNSAGQTATKAGNVNVTTTVVVLPPGPPDLFFSEYVEGSSNNKAIELYNPTASAIDLSLYAVKLYSNGATAPTSTQALSGSLPPGGTIVLANAGATAAFKPAGTQDSGVANFNGDDALTLEKSGTVIDRIGQVGFDPGTEWKSANGASTLNQTLRRKPTITSGDPNPGIAFDTAAQWDSLPIDTSAGLGSHTVD, from the coding sequence ATGACACATCGAGGACGAGGATCGAGGCCCGCGTGGCCGTTCAAGACACTGGCGCTGACGCTTGCCATCGTGCTGACCGCCTGCGGCGGCGGTGGCGGCGGCGCTTCCTTTCCACTGATTCCGCCGTCATCGGGCGGTACGCCACCAGGCTCGCAGCCACCAGCGGCGCAGCCTGAAAACCCCGCGCCCGTCACGCCCCCACCCACGTGCGCCGCAGCCGTTCCGGCCGGTGCGCCGCTCGCGGCCATCTCGTCCGTGCAGGGCACGGGCGACATCAGCCCCATGGCCTCGCAGGCCGTCACCGTGCGCGGCGTGGTCGTGGGCGACTTCCAGAGCACCGGCCCCACGTCGGTGAAGCTGAACGGGTTCTTCGTGCAGCAGCTCGTGCCCGATGCCGACCCGATGACCTCGGAAGGCGTCTTCGTCCATGCGCCGAACAACGCCGCACGCGTGGCTGTCGGCGACTACGTGCAGGTCACCGGCGTGGTCGCCGAGTTCGGCCAGACGGCCGGCGTGGGCGCCAAGCCCGACAGCATCACGCAGATTGCCGGCACCACCCCGACCCCGCTCGCCATCAGCGTCTGCGGCAGCGGCGTGGTCGTCGAGCCCACGCAGATCACGCTGCCGGTGGCCGACGAGTCCGCGCTCGAGCGTTACGAGGGCATGCTCGTCGAGATCGCGCAGCCCCTGGCCGTGACCGAACTCTTCGAGCTGGGCCGCTACGGCCAGATGGTGCTGTCGCTCAACGGCCGCCAGTTCAATCCCACCAACGGCAACGCAACGGCAACCCATGCGCAGAACCTGCTCGCGCGCATCGTGCTGGACGATGGCGCTTCGGTGTCCAACCCGAACCCCATTCCGTACCTGAGCGCGGCCGGCACCGACGGCACCCGGCGCATGGGCGACACCACGCAAAAGGTCACCGGCATCCTGAGCCACAACTTCGGCGCCTACCGCATCCAGCCGACGGTGGCGCCGGTGTTCGCGCAGGCCAATCCGCGCCAGCCCACGGCGCCGGTGGTCGGCGGCTCGCTCAAGGTGGCCAGCCTCAACGTGCTCAACTACTTCACCACCTTCGTGGACGGCACCAACGCCGCCGGGCAGACCGGGCAGGTCTGCCTGCTCGGCACAGGCGTTGCAACGGACTGCCGCGGCGCGAACAACCTGAACGAGTTCAAGCGGCAGCAGGCCAAGATCGTCGCTGCCATCGCGGGGCTCGACGCCGACGTGATCGGCCTGATGGAAATCCAGAACACCGACGTTGCCACGAACGACCTGCTGGCCGCCCTCAACGCCAAGCTTGGTGCGAACACCTACGCGGCCGTCAACAGCGGTGTGTTCGGCACGGATGCGATCAAGGTCGACATCCTCTACAAGCCCGCGAAGGTCCAGCGCGTCGGCAATGTCGTGCTGCCGACCGGCACCGATCTGGCGGACTACACCGCCGCCAGCGGCCGGCCACCGCTGGCCCAGCGCTTCAGCGCGGTCGGCAACAACGGCGGCTTCTGGTTCGTGGTCAATCACCTGAAGAGCAAGGGCAGCTGCCCCGCCACGGGCGACACCGACCAGGGCCAGGGCTGCTGGAACCTGGCGCGCACCCAGCAGGCCACCGCACTCAACAGCTTCGTGAGCAAGCTCAAGGCCAGGGGCACGACCGGCGAGAACGACGTGCTGATGATGGGTGACTTCAACAGCTATCTGCTGGAAGACCCGACCAAGGTGCTGGAAGGCGCGGCCAACGAAAGCCTGCTCAAGCGCATGCCCGCCAGCGACCGCTACACCTACGTGTTCGGCGGCGAGACGGGCGCGCTCGACCATGCCTATGCCTCTGCTTCCCTGGCTTCGCAGGTCAGCGGCGTGAACGTGTGGCACATCAACTCCGACGAGCCGACTGCGCTCGACTACAACACCGACTTCACCACCGACGACCGCTACGCGCCCACGCCGTTCCGCGCGTCGGACCACGATCCGGTGCTCGTGGGCCTGAACCTCGCGGCCGACACCGCCGTGGTCGAGCCCATCGTCAGCGCCACGATCGCGGCTTCGGCGAAGACCGGCGACACCTACAGCGTGGACATCACCGAAGCCACGCCCGGCGGCGCGACCACCATGACGTCCCTTACAGTCGACTGGGGCGACGGCACCACCGCCACCACCGCGGCGGGCACGGGCCCCGTGACGCATACCTACGCGGCCGCCGGCACCTTCACCGTGGTGGTCACGCTGACCAACTCCGCCGGCCAGACCGCGACGAAGGCGGGCAATGTGAATGTCACCACCACGGTCGTGGTGCTGCCGCCCGGCCCGCCCGATCTGTTCTTCAGCGAGTACGTGGAAGGTTCGTCGAACAACAAGGCGATCGAGCTCTACAACCCGACCGCCTCGGCGATCGACCTGAGTCTCTATGCCGTCAAGCTGTATTCGAACGGCGCGACGGCGCCCACGAGCACGCAGGCGCTGAGCGGCTCCCTGCCGCCCGGCGGCACGATCGTGCTGGCGAACGCCGGCGCCACGGCTGCCTTCAAGCCTGCCGGCACGCAGGACAGCGGCGTTGCCAACTTCAACGGCGACGATGCCCTGACGCTGGAGAAGTCGGGCACGGTCATCGACCGCATCGGCCAGGTCGGGTTCGACCCCGGCACCGAGTGGAAGAGCGCCAACGGCGCCAGCACGCTGAACCAGACGTTGCGCCGCAAGCCGACCATCACATCGGGCGATCCCAATCCGGGCATCGCTTTCGATACGGCGGCGCAGTGGGACAGCTTGCCCATCGACACTTCTGCGGGCCTGGGCTCGCACACGGTCGACTGA
- a CDS encoding LysR family transcriptional regulator codes for MRPDLDSLALFLRAIEHGSLSKAAAESHMVLSAASRRLAILEGHLGVSLLNRTSKGVTPTGAGESLAVHARQILRDVDRMRADLSDYAQGATGRVRLHANASAMGQFLPDDVASFRQRYPEIRVSVEEHRSVYIVQAIRDRQADVGVITSEAADPALHFIPYRTDRLVAIVRQKHPWRGREVSFEELLDFDFVGLEDDSAISRTMEDAAMSARKVLRLRVRVKSFEAVCRMIEAGMGVGILPEGAAVAYRKEMKLRFINLTDAWASRRMYLCTRQEALSFPQRRLVDHLLARGMS; via the coding sequence ATGAGACCCGACCTCGATTCACTGGCGCTGTTCCTGCGTGCCATCGAGCACGGCAGTCTGTCGAAGGCGGCCGCCGAGAGCCACATGGTGCTGTCGGCCGCGAGCCGGCGCCTGGCGATCCTCGAAGGGCACCTGGGCGTGTCGCTGCTCAACCGCACATCGAAGGGCGTCACGCCGACCGGCGCCGGCGAATCGCTCGCCGTGCATGCGCGGCAGATCTTGCGCGACGTCGACCGCATGCGCGCCGACCTGTCCGACTATGCGCAGGGCGCCACCGGCCGCGTGCGGCTGCATGCCAACGCGTCGGCCATGGGCCAGTTCCTGCCCGACGACGTGGCCAGCTTCCGCCAGCGCTACCCCGAGATCCGCGTCAGCGTGGAAGAGCACCGCAGCGTCTACATCGTGCAGGCGATTCGCGACCGCCAGGCCGACGTGGGCGTCATCACCAGCGAGGCCGCCGACCCCGCGCTGCATTTCATTCCCTACCGGACCGACCGCCTCGTGGCGATCGTGCGGCAGAAGCATCCGTGGCGCGGGCGCGAGGTGTCGTTCGAGGAGCTGCTCGACTTCGACTTCGTCGGCCTCGAGGACGACTCCGCCATTTCCCGCACCATGGAAGACGCGGCCATGAGCGCGCGCAAGGTGCTGCGCCTGCGTGTGCGCGTGAAGAGCTTTGAAGCCGTGTGCCGCATGATCGAGGCGGGCATGGGCGTGGGCATCCTGCCCGAAGGCGCGGCGGTGGCCTACCGCAAGGAGATGAAGCTGCGCTTCATCAATCTCACCGATGCGTGGGCTTCGCGCCGCATGTACCTGTGCACGCGGCAGGAGGCGTTGAGCTTTCCGCAGCGGCGGCTCGTCGACCATCTGCTGGCGCGCGGCATGAGCTAG
- a CDS encoding indolepyruvate ferredoxin oxidoreductase family protein: MASHELASVALDDKYTATEGRIYLSGIQALVRLMLVQKWRDQQAGLNTAGFVSGYRGSPLGGLDEALWKAQPQLEANAVKFLPGVNEELAATAVWGTQQVHLTGESAVDGVFAMWYGKAPGVDRCGDVFKHMSHAGTSPHGGVLLVAGDDHGASSSTLPNQSDHLFAASMIPMLYPQSVEEYIELGLHGFAMSRFAGLPVGFKALADTVESSGSIAAGALDVHTRLPADFEFPPGGVHARLSTDTLGVQARKQEALMQDYKIYAAIAYARANRLNRVTIDSPKARLGIVASGKSYRDVLEALEELGIDADEAARIGIRLFKVSMPWPLEPDSIREFADGLEEILVVEEKRQIVEYQLKEHLYNWRENVRPRVIGKFDEQGEWGAHPRGKWLLPATADFSVAQIARVIAGRVARFHTSDRIRMRLAILDAKDVVLGKAVATPSRPAWYCSGCPHNTSTRVPEGSLALAGIGCHVMATAIYPEHNKTTTHMGGEGAPWLGQAWFSKRRHVFANLGDGTYYHSGSMAIRAAVAAGVNITYKILYNDAVAMTGGQPVDGPITVPRIAHQMAAEGVKRLALVAEDPTRWADRSVLPPEREGFVLTVHHRDDMDAVQRELREFEGVSVLIYDQVCAAEKRRRRKKGEFPQAARRVFINDAVCEGCGDCGEQSNCTALLPKQTELGLKRAVDQSACNADESCIKGFCPSFVTVEGVKPRRQAPVAATAAAEEAPLPEPKQLALEGMHNILITGIGGTGVITIGALIGMAAHLEGKGVSVLDMTGMSQKNGSVTSHVRIARDAAQLKAQRIPTGEADLILGCDMLTAGAPDAIARMRPGRTYALVNTFEQPTGHFAQQPDWEFPATQVRALIEESVEGRADFIDATQLATRLMGDAIAANLFLLGFAFQKGFVPVSAEALDKAIEINGVAVKANQSAFRWGRKAALDLAAVTREAAPQKVVALQRPQSFEALVKDRTEFLASYQNAAYAQRYAELVERVRVVEQRERGSNVLAKAVASGLFKLMAYKDEYEVARLYADRRFMEKLGEQFEGKPVLRFHLAPPVLGRRDAEGRAVKTSFGPWMLGAFRLLAKFRGLRGTAFDVFGRTAERRMERQLIEDYRAMVEDLLARLGRSDRIDFDAALSLARLPEQIRGFGHVKEESVVSARVRWVALAKQLDAAAPAATNTFVGRTAMAA, encoded by the coding sequence ATGGCATCCCACGAACTGGCCAGCGTTGCGCTGGACGACAAATACACGGCCACCGAAGGCCGGATCTACCTCAGCGGCATCCAGGCGCTGGTGCGCCTCATGCTGGTGCAGAAATGGCGCGACCAGCAGGCGGGCCTGAACACCGCGGGCTTCGTCTCGGGCTACCGCGGCTCGCCGCTCGGCGGCCTCGACGAAGCGCTGTGGAAGGCGCAGCCCCAGCTCGAAGCCAACGCGGTCAAGTTCCTGCCCGGCGTGAACGAGGAGCTGGCCGCCACCGCGGTGTGGGGCACGCAGCAGGTGCACCTGACGGGCGAGTCCGCCGTCGACGGCGTGTTCGCCATGTGGTACGGCAAGGCGCCAGGCGTGGACCGCTGCGGCGACGTGTTCAAGCACATGAGCCATGCGGGCACCTCGCCCCACGGCGGCGTGCTGCTGGTGGCGGGCGACGACCACGGCGCGTCTTCGTCCACGCTGCCCAACCAGAGCGACCACCTGTTCGCCGCGTCGATGATCCCGATGCTCTATCCGCAGAGCGTGGAGGAGTACATCGAGCTCGGCCTGCACGGCTTCGCGATGTCGCGCTTTGCCGGCTTGCCGGTGGGCTTCAAGGCGCTGGCGGACACGGTGGAGTCGTCGGGCTCCATCGCGGCCGGTGCGCTCGACGTGCACACGCGCCTGCCTGCCGACTTCGAGTTCCCGCCCGGCGGCGTGCATGCGCGGCTGTCGACCGACACGCTCGGCGTGCAGGCGCGCAAGCAGGAAGCGCTGATGCAGGACTACAAGATCTACGCAGCCATCGCCTATGCACGTGCCAACCGGCTCAACCGCGTGACCATCGATTCGCCGAAGGCGCGGCTGGGCATTGTGGCCTCGGGCAAGTCGTACCGCGACGTGCTCGAGGCGCTGGAAGAGCTGGGCATCGACGCCGACGAGGCCGCGCGCATCGGCATCCGCCTGTTCAAGGTGTCGATGCCGTGGCCGCTGGAGCCCGATTCGATCCGCGAGTTCGCCGACGGGCTCGAAGAAATCCTGGTGGTCGAGGAAAAGCGCCAGATCGTCGAGTACCAGCTCAAGGAGCATCTCTACAACTGGCGCGAGAACGTGCGTCCGCGCGTGATCGGCAAGTTCGACGAACAGGGCGAATGGGGCGCGCATCCGCGCGGAAAGTGGCTGCTGCCGGCCACGGCCGATTTTTCGGTGGCGCAGATCGCGCGCGTGATCGCGGGGCGCGTGGCACGCTTTCACACCAGCGACCGCATCCGCATGCGGCTGGCGATCCTCGACGCGAAGGACGTGGTGCTCGGCAAGGCCGTGGCCACGCCGTCGCGCCCGGCCTGGTACTGTTCGGGCTGCCCGCACAACACCTCGACCAGGGTGCCCGAAGGCAGCCTGGCGCTGGCGGGCATCGGCTGCCACGTGATGGCCACGGCCATCTATCCAGAGCACAACAAGACGACCACCCACATGGGCGGCGAAGGCGCGCCGTGGCTCGGGCAGGCCTGGTTCTCCAAGCGCAGGCACGTGTTCGCGAACCTCGGCGACGGCACCTACTACCACTCGGGCTCGATGGCGATCCGCGCGGCGGTGGCGGCGGGCGTGAACATCACCTACAAGATCCTCTACAACGACGCGGTCGCCATGACCGGCGGGCAGCCGGTGGACGGCCCCATCACCGTGCCGCGCATCGCGCACCAGATGGCGGCCGAGGGGGTTAAGCGGCTCGCACTGGTGGCGGAGGACCCGACCCGCTGGGCCGACCGCAGTGTGCTGCCGCCCGAGCGCGAGGGCTTCGTGCTGACGGTGCACCACCGCGACGACATGGACGCGGTGCAGCGCGAGCTGCGGGAGTTCGAGGGCGTGTCGGTGCTCATCTATGACCAGGTGTGCGCCGCAGAGAAGCGCCGCCGACGCAAGAAGGGCGAGTTTCCGCAGGCCGCGCGGCGCGTGTTCATCAACGACGCGGTGTGCGAAGGCTGCGGCGACTGCGGCGAGCAGTCGAACTGCACCGCGCTGCTGCCGAAGCAGACGGAACTCGGCCTGAAGCGCGCCGTGGACCAGAGCGCGTGCAACGCCGACGAGTCGTGCATCAAGGGCTTCTGCCCGAGCTTCGTGACGGTGGAAGGCGTGAAGCCGCGCAGGCAGGCGCCGGTCGCCGCGACGGCCGCGGCCGAAGAGGCTCCGCTGCCCGAGCCGAAGCAGCTCGCGCTCGAAGGCATGCACAACATCCTGATCACCGGCATCGGCGGCACGGGCGTCATCACCATCGGCGCGCTGATCGGCATGGCGGCGCACCTGGAGGGCAAGGGCGTGAGCGTGCTCGACATGACGGGCATGTCGCAGAAGAACGGCTCGGTGACGTCGCACGTGCGCATCGCGCGCGACGCGGCGCAACTGAAGGCACAGCGCATTCCCACCGGCGAGGCCGACCTGATCCTCGGCTGCGACATGCTCACGGCCGGCGCGCCCGATGCCATCGCGCGCATGCGGCCGGGGCGCACCTATGCGCTGGTCAACACCTTCGAACAGCCGACCGGGCATTTCGCGCAGCAGCCCGACTGGGAATTTCCGGCGACGCAGGTGCGCGCGCTGATCGAGGAGTCGGTCGAAGGCCGCGCCGACTTCATCGACGCGACGCAACTGGCCACGCGCCTCATGGGCGATGCGATCGCGGCCAACCTGTTCCTGCTGGGCTTCGCGTTCCAGAAGGGCTTCGTGCCGGTGTCCGCCGAAGCGCTGGACAAGGCCATCGAGATCAACGGCGTGGCGGTGAAGGCGAACCAGTCGGCCTTCCGTTGGGGCCGCAAGGCGGCGCTGGACCTGGCGGCGGTGACGCGCGAGGCCGCGCCGCAGAAGGTGGTTGCATTGCAGCGGCCGCAGAGCTTCGAGGCCCTGGTGAAGGACCGCACCGAGTTCCTCGCCTCCTACCAGAACGCGGCCTATGCGCAGCGCTACGCCGAACTGGTGGAACGCGTGCGCGTGGTCGAGCAGCGCGAGCGCGGCAGCAACGTGCTGGCGAAGGCCGTCGCGTCGGGCCTCTTCAAGCTCATGGCGTACAAGGACGAATACGAGGTGGCACGCCTGTACGCCGACAGGCGCTTCATGGAAAAGCTCGGCGAGCAGTTCGAAGGCAAGCCTGTGCTGCGCTTTCATCTGGCGCCGCCGGTGCTGGGCCGCCGCGATGCAGAAGGGCGCGCGGTGAAGACGAGCTTCGGCCCGTGGATGCTGGGCGCGTTCCGGCTGCTCGCGAAGTTCCGGGGCCTGCGCGGCACGGCCTTCGACGTGTTCGGCCGCACGGCCGAGCGCCGCATGGAACGGCAGCTGATCGAGGACTACCGCGCGATGGTCGAGGACCTGCTCGCGCGGCTCGGGCGCAGCGACCGCATCGACTTCGACGCGGCGCTGTCGCTCGCGCGGCTGCCCGAACAGATCCGAGGCTTCGGGCATGTGAAGGAAGAAAGCGTGGTGTCGGCGCGGGTGCGGTGGGTGGCGCTGGCGAAGCAGCTCGACGCCGCCGCCCCGGCCGCAACGAACACTTTCGTGGGCCGCACCGCCATGGCCGCCTGA